From the genome of Populus alba chromosome 10, ASM523922v2, whole genome shotgun sequence, one region includes:
- the LOC118047993 gene encoding protein NRT1/ PTR FAMILY 3.1: MESRGSRRKRQNGGLVTMPFIFANEACEKLAVVGFSANMISYLTTQLHMPLTKAANTLTNFGGTSSLTPLLGAFMADAYAGRFWTITVASIIYQIGMTSLTISAILPHLRPPPCKLGEQVCQEADTGQLAILYASLLLGALGSGGIRPCVVAFGADQFDESDPKQTTKTWRYFNWYYFVMGVSILVAVTVIVYIQDNIGWGWGLGIPTIAMFFSIIAFIGGYPLYRNLDPAGSPFTRLLQVSVAAFRKRKLAMVSDPELLYQNDELDAPISIGGKLLHTIHMKFLDKAAIVVEEDNFKQGQAPNLWRLNTVHRVEELKSIIRMGPIWAAGILLITAYAQQSTFSLQQAKSMDRHLTKSFQIPAGSMSVFTMTSMLTTIAFYDRILVPVARKFTGLDRGISFLHRMGIGFVISIFATLVAGFVEIKRKHVASAHGLINSHQPVPIPVFWLVPQYCLHGIAEAFMSIGHLEFFYDQAPESMRSSAMALFWTAISVGNYASTLLVTLVHKFSAGSDGSNWLPDDNLNKGKLEYFYWLITLLQVANLIYYLFCAKMYTFKPIQVHNKEISDSKESGVELANKV, from the exons ATGGAGAGCAGAGGTAGCCGCAGGAAAAGGCAGAATGGTGGATTGGTTACAATGCCATTTATATTTG CAAATGAGGCTTGTGAGAAGTTGGCGGTGGTGGGGTTCAGTGCCAATATGATCAGCTACTTGACAACACAGCTCCATATGCCATTGACCAAAGCAGCCAACACCCTCACCAACTTCGGAGGAACTTCAAGCTTAACACCGTTGCTCGGTGCCTTCATGGCCGACGCGTATGCTGGCCGGTTCTGGACTATAACAGTTGCTTCCATAATATACCAAATA gGCATGACAAGCTTAACAATATCAGCAATTCTTCCACATCTAAGGCCACCGCCATGTAAATTAGGAGAGCAAGTGTGCCAAGAAGCTGATACAGGGCAACTAGCAATCCTATATGCATCTCTCCTGCTAGGAGCCTTAGGATCAGGCGGGATCCGACCGTGTGTCGTCGCATTCGGAGCAGACCAATTCGACGAGTCGGACCCTAAGCAGACAACAAAGACATGGAGATACTTCAATTGGTATTATTTTGTCATGGGAGTATCTATCCTTGTGGCTGTGACAGTGATTGTCTACATTCAGGACAACATTGGTTGGGGTTGGGGTCTTGGAATTCCAACCATAGCaatgtttttctcaattattGCTTTTATTGGTGGATACCCACTTTACCGGAACCTGGATCCAGCCGGGAGTCCATTTACCAGATTGTTACAAGTGTCTGTGGCTGCATTTAGGAAGAGGAAGCTGGCCATGGTTTCGGATCCTGAGTTATTATACCAGAACGATGAGCTTGATGCACCCATTTCTATTGGTGGAAAGCTTCTACACACTATACACATGAA ATTTCTTGATAAGGCTGCAATTGTGGTTGAAGAAGATAATTTCAAACAAGGCCAGGCACCCAACCTTTGGAGACTAAATACAGTTCACAGAGTTGAGGAACTCAAATCTATCATCAGAATGGGACCAATATGGGCAGCAGGAATTCTCCTGATCACAGCCTATGCCCAGCAAAGCACATTTTCCCTACAACAAGCCAAGTCCATGGACAGGCATCTCACAAAATCCTTTCAAATTCCAGCAGGTTCAATGTCTGTCTTCACCATGACCTCCATGCTCACCACAATAGCCTTTTATGATCGCATTTTGGTTCCTGTTGCACGTAAATTCACAGGGCTTGATCGTGGAATAAGCTTTCTGCATCGGATGGGAATTGGTTTTGTCATATCAATATTTGCCACTCTAGTTGCTGGCTTCGTTGAAATCAAGCGAAAACATGTTGCTTCAGCTCATGGGCTTATCAATTCTCACCAGCCTGTTCCTATCCCGGTCTTTTGGCTTGTGCCACAATATTGTCTTCACGGAATTGCTGAAGCTTTTATGTCAATTGGGCATTTAGAGTTCTTCTATGATCAAGCACCAGAAAGTATGAGAAGCAGTGCTATGGCACTATTTTGGACTGCGATTTCAGTTGGGAATTATGCAAGCACACTTTTGGTCACCTTAGTGCATAAGTTTAGTGCTGGTTCTGATGGATCAAATTGGCTTCCAGATGATAATCTGAACAAAGGAAAATTGGAGTACTTTTACTGGTTGATCACGTTATTGCAGGTTGCTAATCTTATTTACTACCTTTTTTGTGCAAAGATGTATACTTTTAAGCCAATTCAAGTCCACAACAAAGAAATCAGTGACTCTAAAGAAAGTGGAGTAGAGCTCGCAAACAAGGTTTAG